CGGCTGATATTATTCGGCCGGCCGCTACGACGATTGCAGCCAAAAGCACGGCGTACTTCGAGGTGGAAGTCCACGTTGAAAATGATCTCGGCCGCGCCGAGCATTGGTTCAATGTCACTACCGACAACACAGCTTCCGCCAAGCGTACCAATGTTGCGCGCGGATTCGTGCAGTCAGTGCTGGATAAACCTGCAGCGAAAATCGATTTCGATGTGACCTCGGCACGCGCTTCCGTGGCGCCAACAAAATCCATTGTATTCGAGAGCCATGAAGTGGCGGATTTTCGACTGACCTCGATTATGCAGAAACCCGATTTTCTTGACGTCACCATTGCGGATACAGGAAAAAGCATCAGTGTGACGCTGAAGCAAAACGCGCCACTGGGCATAATTGATGAATTTGTAAAATTCAGCACCAACTCAAAGCTACAGCCCGGTATATCTGTCGAGGTGAAAGCGGATGTGCACGGTGATGTCGTACCCGCACAAAATCCATTCGGTCTTGGTCTGATGTTCAAAGGCAACAACAACGAATCTCTGATTCGCTTGACGAGCCAGTCAGAAAAAGATTTCAGCGTCGATAAAATAGAATTTGATCGTGTGGTGGCAAAAGCCGAGGTCGTGGACTGCAAACCCAAAACGAACGGGTGCAAACTTCTGCGTCTGCATATTCTGGATGATCAGCCAACCGGTTCAATCGCAGGCCGTGTTGTTCTGCATATCCCCGAATTGAAGCAGAATCTGCCGATCAACTTGCAAGGCATGTTGTTCAATCAAAACACCGAAATTCGCAATCTCGATAAAAAAACGACCGAGAGCAGCAATGCCGCGACTAGTGCATCGAATGCGCCTGTCGAAAACAAGCCTATCGACTTGAAACGTGCACTTCATCTTGCCACGAAACCGGCAAGTGTTGCTGCTCCTGAAGGAAATGGACCGCTGCTGAAATGGGCTGTGGCGCATGAGGATGCAGTGTATGGCTATATCATCTACCGCAGCGAAACTGAAAAGGGACATTATCTTCGAGTAAACAAGGATACGATCCTTGCCATAAACGACGAGGACAATGGATCGTCGTACCAATGGCGTGACGCCAGCGCAATTTCTGGCCACGTCTATTGGTATTACATTGGTTTGATTGACTCCAATGGTCTGAAAAAAGATCTCAGCAGCCCACAAAAGATTCTAGCCAAGTAGGGAAACTCCGCAGCCAACGCGCACGTCTACACTGGCTATTGAGGTAGTTTCGAGTGTATCAACAGCGTACTGCTGCGTTTATTGCAATGGCGCAAACCCTGCGATCTTTCAGGTTAATGTTTACGCTACGTTATAGTTTGGACTGCATGAACTTACCTGCTTCTTCAATGCAATACTGCCTCGCTGTGATGCCCGCGCGCGACGAGCAAAACACCATTGTTGCGGTGATTGCAGGCGTGCGCAAACATCTGGATTGCACCGTGCTCGTTGTAAACGATGCCAGCAGCGATGCGACGGTAACGGTCGCCCGCGCAGCCGGTGCGCAGGTGCTGGATCTCGCAGTGAACCTCGGCGCATGGGGCGCGACTCAGGCGGGTATCCGTTACGCGTTGCGTCATGGCTATGATTGCGTGCTCACGCTCGATGCCGATGGTCAGCACCAGCCCGAAGAACTCCCGGCGTTGCTGCAAGCGCATCATCAATCAAAAGCGAACGTAACCATCGGCACCTACGCACAACGGCTCAGCATAGCGAAACGCGTGGCATGGCAATATTTTCGCCTGCTGACCGGGTTGAAGGTGCATGATTTCACCTCGGGCCTGCGAGTCTACGATTTACGCGCCATACAAATTCTCGCGTCGCGCGAGGCGAGTTTGCTCGACTACCAGGATATCGGCGTATTGATGCTGCTGCAGAAACGCGGGTTGTTGATTGACGAAGTGCCTACCGTAATGTCACCGCGCCAGTTCGGCGGCTCACGCGTGTTTGCGTCGTGGCGGCTGGTCGCCCGCTACATGTTGCGCACGACGCTGTTGTGCATCGCGCGCATTGGCAGCCGCGCCGATGCATCGCGCGCGGAGAAATCGGCGCCATGACCGCGCAACTCACAGCGGCAGTGCTTGGTGTATTACTCGCGGGTACCATCCTGTTTCTGGTGCGCCGCGATCACCTGCACGGCCCTTACGCGCTGTGGTGGCTTGGCGTAGCAGCGGCGACACTGATTCTTGGCGTGTTCCCTTCGGTGGTGCCATGGCTTGGCGTGATCACCGGCATCAGCTACGCGCCGGTGGTGCCGATCATCGTCGGCATTTCGATGATCCTGCTGCGCATGCTGCAACTGGATATCGAGCGCTCGCGGCAGGAACGCCAGCTGCGTCGTCTCGTGCAAAAAATCGCGATCCTCGAAGCCGAGATGAATACCCAGCGAGCCCCATCAAGCATCACTGATCCCGCCATATCGACGCAGTTGCCAGAAGACGGCGACTGGCATGAAAACGAATAGCTGCCAGCGCCAGTCATGCGCGTATTGCATATCGGCAAGTTTTATCCGCCCTACCCTGGCGGCATAGAAAATTTCAGCGCAGAACTCGCTGAAACCGTGGTGCAGGATCAGACCGCCACGGCGGTGCTGGCACATACCGCGCCGGGCATTCATCACACGCAGCGTTATATAAAAAACGGAGTCGATGTGACCTTGGCGGCGTGTCATGGTCAATTCGTCTACGCGCCGATCAGCCCGGCGTTTCCGTGGCTCTTAAGCCGGACGATACTGCGATTCAAACCTGATCTGTTGCATCTGCATTTGCCCAACACCTCGGCGTTCTGGGCATTGCTAAGCCCGGCGGCGCGACGCTTGCCGTGGATAATTCACTGGCATTCGGATGTACCGCTAGATGCCGCCCAGCGAAAACTGCGCCTGGCGTATCGTTTGTATCGTCCGTGGGAACAGGCACTACTGCAGCGGGCGAAAGCGATCATTGCAACGTCCAGGCGTTATCTCGATAGCAGCGCCGCGCTGGCGCCGTGGCGCGATAAAACGCGGATCATTCCACTCGGCCTTGGTGCAACTTCGCCGCCCACACAAAGCTGCAACTGGCCGGAAAATATCGGGATGGTTGCACCGTTGCGCTTACTCGCCGTCGGACGCCTGGCGTACTACAAAGGCCATGATATTTTGCTGCATGCCCTCGCCAAAACGCCCGCAGCAGTATTGCTGCTGGTCGGCAGCGGCGAGCGCAAGGCTGCGCTAAAAAAACTCGCGCAGGATATCGGCATCGCTGCGCGCGTACGTTTCGCTGGCGCCATCGACGATGCGGAACTCGCAGCAGCCTATGCGAGCGCAGATGTGTTCTGCCTGCCATCGATCG
The sequence above is drawn from the Pseudolysobacter antarcticus genome and encodes:
- a CDS encoding glycosyltransferase family 2 protein, whose product is MQYCLAVMPARDEQNTIVAVIAGVRKHLDCTVLVVNDASSDATVTVARAAGAQVLDLAVNLGAWGATQAGIRYALRHGYDCVLTLDADGQHQPEELPALLQAHHQSKANVTIGTYAQRLSIAKRVAWQYFRLLTGLKVHDFTSGLRVYDLRAIQILASREASLLDYQDIGVLMLLQKRGLLIDEVPTVMSPRQFGGSRVFASWRLVARYMLRTTLLCIARIGSRADASRAEKSAP
- a CDS encoding DUF2304 domain-containing protein; amino-acid sequence: MTAQLTAAVLGVLLAGTILFLVRRDHLHGPYALWWLGVAAATLILGVFPSVVPWLGVITGISYAPVVPIIVGISMILLRMLQLDIERSRQERQLRRLVQKIAILEAEMNTQRAPSSITDPAISTQLPEDGDWHENE
- a CDS encoding glycosyltransferase, yielding MRVLHIGKFYPPYPGGIENFSAELAETVVQDQTATAVLAHTAPGIHHTQRYIKNGVDVTLAACHGQFVYAPISPAFPWLLSRTILRFKPDLLHLHLPNTSAFWALLSPAARRLPWIIHWHSDVPLDAAQRKLRLAYRLYRPWEQALLQRAKAIIATSRRYLDSSAALAPWRDKTRIIPLGLGATSPPTQSCNWPENIGMVAPLRLLAVGRLAYYKGHDILLHALAKTPAAVLLLVGSGERKAALKKLAQDIGIAARVRFAGAIDDAELAAAYASADVFCLPSIERSEAFGLVLLEAMRAGLPVVASAIPGSGVSHVVRDGETGLLVTPGNADVLASALSRLQEDSDFRIRLGQAGRQRWHEEFSMHAVATQTQKLYRTLLGLD